A single window of Dermochelys coriacea isolate rDerCor1 chromosome 14, rDerCor1.pri.v4, whole genome shotgun sequence DNA harbors:
- the PRKAR1A gene encoding cAMP-dependent protein kinase type I-alpha regulatory subunit, with product MAASSSNTSEEERSLRECELYVQKHNIQQLLKDCIVQLCTVRPERPMGFLREYFERLEKEEAKQLLNQQKSGSRSDSREDEISPPPPMNPVVKGRRRRGAISAEVYTEEDAASYVRKVIPKDYKTMAALAKAIEKNVLFAHLDDNERSDIFDAMFPVTYIAGETVIQQGDEGDNFYVVDQGEMDVYVNNEWATNVGEGGSFGELALIYGTPRAATVKAKTNVKLWGIDRDSYRRILMGSTLRKRKMYEEFLSKVSILESLDKWERLTVADALEPVQFEDGQKIVVQGEPGDEFFIILEGTAAVLQRRSENEEFVEVGRLAPSDYFGEIALLMNRPRAATVVARGPLKCVKLDRPRFERVLGPCSDILKRNIQQYNSFVSLSV from the exons ATGGCAGCCTCTAGCAGCAACACCAGTGAGGAGGAGCGTAGCCTCAGAGAATGTGAACTCTATGTCCAAAAACACAACATCCAGCAGCTTCTGAAGGACTGCATTGTACAGCTATGTACAGTCCGACCCGAGAGACCCATGGGATTCCTCAGGGAATATTTTGAAAGATTGGAGAAG GAGGAAGCAAAACAGTTGTTGAATCAACAGAAATCTGGGTCACGCTCAGACTCGCGTGAGGATGAAATCTCCCCTCCTCCACCTATGAACCCTGTGGTTAAGGGCCGAAGAAGGCGTGGGGCCATCAGTGCAGAAGTCTACACGGAAGAGGATGCTGCATCTTATGTTAGAAAG GTTATTCCTAAAGATTACAAGACTATGGCTGCTTTGGCTAAAGCAATTGAGAAGAATGTGCTATTTGCCCATCTTGATGATAACGAAAGAAG TGACATCTTTGATGCTATGTTCCCAGTCACCTATATTGCAGGCGAGACTGTCATACAGCAAG GTGATGAAGGAGATAACTTCTACGTGGTCGATCAAGGAGAAATGGAT GTATATGTGAACAACGAGTGGGCAACCAATGTTGGTGAAGGTGGCAGCTTTGGAGAACTTGCCCTGATCTATGGAACACCCAGAGCAGCAACTgtcaaagcaaaaacaaatgtgaaattgtggggTATTGACCGAGACAGCTATAGAAGAATCCTTAtg ggcaGTACATTGAGAAAGAGAAAGATGTATGAAGAATTCCTTAGTAAAGTATCTATATTGG AATCTCTGGACAAGTGGGAGCGTCTCACTGTAGCTGATGCCTTGGAACCGGTACAATTTGAGGATGGACAGAAAATCGTAGTGCAGGGAGAACCAGGAGACGAGTTCTTCATTATCTTAGAG GGCACCGCTGCAGTGTTACAGCGGAGGTCGGAGAACGAAGAATTTGTTGAAGTGGGCAGACTGGCACCTTCCGATTATTTTG GTGAAATAGCTCTATTGATGAACCGTCCTCGTGCTGCCACAGTCGTTGCTCGTGGCCCTTTGAAATGTGTAAAGCTTGACCGACCCCGATTTGAGCGTGTCCTGGGTCCGTGCTCGGATATTCTCAAACGAAACATCCAGCAGTACAACAGCTTTGTATCCCTGTCTGTCTGA